In the Chromatiales bacterium 21-64-14 genome, one interval contains:
- a CDS encoding nitrate ABC transporter ATP-binding protein, producing MNTAANAGLLELRGVGQSYAATERGAQVKVLEGIDLVVREGEIVAVLGRSGCGKSTLLRILCGLVVPSTGAVLYRSGPVRGPVPGVSMVFQNFALFPWLTVLQNVTLGLEAQGVDRAARLTRAEGVIEMIGLSGYESAYPKELSGGMRQRVGFARALVVNPDVLLMDEAFSALDVPTSESLRSDLLDLWIERLIPTQAIVMVSHNIEESLLLADRILVFDSNPGRIKDEVRITMKHPRDRESVSFRQLVEKIYAIMTTSAVEGAAGAGHPGRVGFAYRLPDVSVAQMCGVLEQIEQSGDQGRTELSELADEMHLELDVLFSIVDALEVLELAQVADRRIRLTRHGRAFVDGDLQRRKAIFADHLVRRVPLVAHILRVLEDRPMRRAPEERFLRELEDKLSEQESERVLSVAIQWGRYSELFGYDYDAGVLTMEAPEGEAEG from the coding sequence ATGAACACAGCGGCCAATGCTGGATTGCTTGAACTGCGCGGCGTGGGTCAGTCCTACGCGGCGACGGAGCGCGGCGCGCAGGTCAAGGTCCTCGAGGGCATCGACCTGGTGGTGCGCGAGGGCGAGATCGTCGCGGTCCTCGGGCGCTCCGGCTGCGGGAAGTCCACCCTGTTGCGGATCCTGTGCGGCCTGGTGGTGCCCAGTACCGGGGCGGTGCTGTACCGCAGCGGCCCGGTCCGCGGGCCGGTGCCCGGCGTCAGCATGGTGTTCCAGAACTTCGCCCTGTTCCCCTGGTTGACCGTGCTCCAGAACGTGACCCTGGGGTTGGAGGCCCAGGGCGTGGACCGTGCCGCGCGACTGACGCGCGCCGAGGGAGTGATCGAGATGATCGGTTTGAGCGGCTACGAGTCCGCCTACCCGAAAGAGCTGTCCGGCGGGATGCGCCAGCGCGTGGGTTTCGCCCGCGCCCTGGTGGTCAATCCCGATGTGCTGCTGATGGACGAGGCGTTCTCCGCCCTGGATGTTCCCACCTCCGAGTCCCTGCGTTCCGATCTGCTGGACCTGTGGATCGAGCGCCTGATTCCCACCCAGGCCATCGTCATGGTGTCGCACAACATCGAAGAATCATTGCTGCTTGCCGACCGCATCCTGGTATTCGACAGCAACCCCGGCCGCATCAAAGACGAAGTGCGCATTACCATGAAGCATCCTCGCGACCGGGAATCGGTTTCGTTCCGGCAACTGGTGGAGAAGATTTACGCCATCATGACCACATCGGCGGTGGAGGGCGCCGCCGGTGCCGGGCATCCGGGCCGGGTGGGATTCGCCTATCGTCTGCCTGACGTCAGTGTGGCGCAGATGTGCGGCGTGCTCGAACAGATCGAGCAGTCCGGTGACCAGGGGCGCACCGAGTTATCGGAACTCGCCGACGAAATGCACCTCGAACTGGACGTCCTGTTCTCCATCGTCGATGCCCTGGAGGTATTGGAATTAGCCCAGGTCGCCGATCGGCGCATCCGGCTCACGCGCCACGGCCGCGCCTTCGTGGACGGCGACCTGCAGCGGCGCAAGGCGATCTTCGCCGATCACCTGGTGCGGCGCGTACCCCTGGTCGCCCACATCCTGCGGGTGCTGGAGGACCGGCCCATGCGCCGCGCTCCGGAAGAGCGGTTTCTGCGCGAACTGGAAGACAAACTGAGCGAGCAGGAATCCGAGCGCGTGCTGTCCGTCGCGATCCAGTGGGGCCGCTACTCGGAGCTGTTCGGCTACGACTACGACGCCGGCGTACTGACCATGGAGGCGCCCGAAGGGGAGGCGGAGGGGTAG
- a CDS encoding sulfonate ABC transporter permease has protein sequence MPNRWDLVAIPLVLGLLFVISWGTRQVTVPYYAGEVLPLSLNPAYLPEYALRTTLRMVAAMLFSLLFTFTYATYAAKSRRAEALLIPVLDVLQSVPILGFLSITVTGFIDLFHGSMLGPEAAAVFAIFTSQAWNMAFSFYHSLKMIPKDLYQAAHVFQLSPWQRFWKLEVPFALPALVWNSMMSASGGWFFVVASEAISVAGHHILLPGIGSYIAVAIRQQDLTAIGYAIGTMFVVITLYDQLVFRPLVAWSERFRVETVATDAAPGSWVLTLLRRARLIHWLMQVPEALWEASQRFVGSRRPTLPLGLIGHLFHREERLLARLWRYLTIVSVTAATVLFARYVLAEVGYLEIAYVLLLGLITATRVVVLVALAALIWVPVGVWVGQRPRVAQAVQPLAQFLAAFPANLLFPLAVVGIVRYHLNVEIWLSPLMILGTQWYILFNVIAGASVLPGDLREVALNLGLSRWQRWRRLILPGIFPACVTGGLTAFGGAWNASVVAEVVNWGHTQLTATGLGAYIAQQTVAGDYPRIALGIVVMSLYVLVFNRLFWQRLYHYAEERFNLLG, from the coding sequence ATGCCCAACCGTTGGGATCTGGTGGCGATCCCGCTGGTGCTCGGCCTGCTGTTCGTCATCTCCTGGGGCACGCGGCAGGTGACCGTGCCTTATTACGCGGGCGAAGTGCTGCCCCTGTCGCTCAATCCCGCCTACCTGCCGGAGTACGCGCTGCGCACCACTCTGCGGATGGTGGCGGCCATGCTGTTCTCGCTGCTGTTCACCTTCACCTATGCGACCTATGCGGCCAAGAGCCGGCGCGCGGAGGCCTTGCTGATCCCGGTGCTGGATGTCCTGCAGTCGGTGCCGATCCTCGGTTTCCTGTCTATCACGGTTACCGGCTTCATTGATTTGTTCCACGGCAGCATGCTGGGCCCGGAGGCGGCGGCGGTGTTCGCCATTTTCACCTCCCAGGCCTGGAATATGGCGTTCAGCTTCTACCATTCGCTGAAGATGATCCCGAAGGACCTGTACCAGGCGGCGCACGTCTTCCAGCTCTCGCCCTGGCAGCGATTCTGGAAGTTGGAGGTGCCGTTCGCGTTGCCCGCGCTGGTCTGGAACAGCATGATGTCCGCCTCCGGAGGCTGGTTCTTCGTGGTCGCCTCCGAGGCCATCAGCGTGGCCGGGCATCACATCCTGCTCCCCGGCATCGGCTCCTACATCGCGGTGGCGATCCGCCAGCAGGATCTCACCGCCATCGGCTACGCCATCGGCACCATGTTCGTGGTCATCACCCTCTACGATCAGTTGGTGTTCCGGCCGCTGGTGGCGTGGTCGGAGCGGTTTCGCGTGGAGACCGTCGCGACGGACGCCGCGCCGGGGTCCTGGGTGCTGACCCTGCTACGCCGCGCCCGGCTGATCCACTGGTTGATGCAGGTTCCCGAGGCGCTGTGGGAAGCGTCGCAGCGCTTCGTTGGAAGCCGCCGGCCCACGCTGCCCCTGGGCCTGATCGGCCATTTGTTCCATCGGGAGGAACGCCTGCTTGCCCGGCTCTGGCGCTATCTCACCATCGTCTCGGTGACCGCCGCCACCGTGCTGTTCGCCCGCTACGTGCTGGCGGAGGTCGGCTACCTGGAGATCGCATACGTGCTGTTGCTGGGCCTGATCACCGCCACCCGGGTGGTGGTGCTGGTGGCCCTCGCCGCGCTGATCTGGGTGCCGGTGGGGGTGTGGGTGGGTCAGCGCCCGCGCGTCGCTCAGGCAGTCCAGCCCCTGGCCCAGTTCTTGGCCGCGTTCCCGGCGAACCTTCTGTTCCCGCTGGCGGTCGTAGGGATCGTGCGCTACCACCTCAACGTGGAGATCTGGCTGAGCCCCCTTATGATCCTCGGCACCCAGTGGTACATTCTGTTCAACGTCATCGCGGGCGCATCCGTGTTGCCAGGGGATCTGCGCGAGGTGGCGCTCAACCTGGGGCTCAGCCGGTGGCAGCGCTGGCGGCGGTTGATCCTGCCCGGGATCTTCCCCGCGTGCGTGACCGGTGGGCTGACCGCTTTCGGCGGGGCATGGAACGCCAGCGTGGTGGCCGAGGTGGTGAACTGGGGCCACACCCAGCTCACCGCCACCGGGCTGGGGGCCTACATCGCCCAGCAGACCGTCGCCGGTGATTACCCGCGCATCGCGCTCGGCATCGTCGTGATGAGCCTCTACGTTCTTGTGTTCAATCGCCTGTTCTGGCAGCGCCTTTACCACTACGCCGAGGAACGGTTCAACCTGCTGGGGTGA
- a CDS encoding alkyl hydroperoxide reductase, with the protein MLNALLPRYPVPSLNVPLVSGGRFVLGAKPGEKFDLVVFYRGLHCPVCTKYLMELERLSTEFSSRGVEVLAVSSDDETRGRGMAEKVKAAGTKFGYGLSLRSARQWGLYISAARGKTSVGIEEPALFSEPGVFLVRPDGTLYYGAVQTMPFARPQFQDLLGAIDFAVAKDYPARGEFTGEV; encoded by the coding sequence ATGCTCAATGCCCTGCTTCCGCGCTATCCAGTACCGTCCCTCAACGTGCCTCTTGTAAGTGGTGGACGTTTTGTCCTCGGCGCCAAGCCAGGGGAGAAGTTTGATCTCGTCGTGTTTTATCGTGGTCTGCACTGTCCAGTATGTACCAAGTACTTGATGGAGCTCGAAAGGTTGTCTACTGAGTTCTCCTCAAGAGGGGTGGAAGTCTTGGCGGTGAGCAGCGACGACGAAACTCGCGGCAGAGGAATGGCCGAAAAGGTCAAGGCCGCCGGTACTAAGTTCGGTTACGGCCTGAGCCTTCGCTCCGCGCGGCAGTGGGGCCTGTACATAAGCGCGGCCCGTGGCAAGACCTCCGTCGGAATCGAGGAACCCGCACTGTTCAGTGAGCCCGGTGTATTCCTCGTGAGGCCTGACGGCACCTTGTACTACGGCGCTGTTCAAACCATGCCGTTTGCGCGGCCGCAGTTCCAAGACCTCCTTGGTGCAATTGACTTCGCCGTAGCCAAGGACTACCCGGCACGCGGGGAATTCACTGGCGAGGTGTGA